The Gloeocapsa sp. PCC 73106 DNA segment TGATGGGAATATCTAAAAAATCTATTAGAGCATGACCCAGTTCGTGGTACATGATAAATAAATAAGCTTTTAAAGTAGAATCTATTGCCTGTTCTTGAGTCAAACCGTCATTGATCTTTAAGACAGCGATGACTTTAAATAGTTCGTAACAAAGTGTAATATTTCTTTCACGCGAATTATAAAAGGCATTTGCTGGAGAATTTTGAACGCTAGACTCACTATGATTTCTACAACTCATCCACCGAATTTCTAAGTCTTCGGGTAAATTAAAGTTAATTTGTTTAATAATACTAATATTTTTTTCAAAGATTTGAGAATTGGCGAGATAAGATCTAATAAATTCATCATTTTCATCGATACCTGGCTGATAACTGTACAAAAATTTACCTACTTGAGGATTAGCTTTGTTACTTTGCTTAATAATTAATTCAGAAGTAGTGGCAGTAACAGATTGATTTACTATCATTAATATAGTAAGAATAGTCAAGATAAAATAACTAAAAATTTTCGTTAGTTTTGATTTACATAGCATTTTAATTGACCTAAAAACTCACGATTTGCCTTAGAAACGTATAGGAATTCCCGGAATTCTTTGTAGATTCTCTTGTAATGCGCCTAGGAACCAATCTCTAAAAATATTGGCGACATCCTTCTTGAACTCAGTATCTTCGGTCACTTCTGGCTCAACAGTTTGTTTTGGGTCAGCGGGAGCTTGTGTTTCAATTTCAACACCATCATAGATATTACGATGATAAGGTAACTGCTCTATAAAGGAATCAATGGGGATACCATAGTTAAACCCGGTACGACTCAACTCGGCTCCAATCTGAGAATCAATTCCACGTTCTTTTAGTTCTTCTGCATTGCTTAGATCGTGATCAGCTAAACCATGAATAGCCACTACCCGACCCTCTAAATCAAAAACAGGACCTCCACTCATACCCCCTTGAGTAACGCTTGTGTAAGCATATTGATAGCCTTGAAAAGGTTCGCCTAAGACAGCAGCTATATTACCCGATGAGAAATGACGGACTAATTCATTAGTTTCCGATTGTATCTGACCAGGTTTAGGCCATCCTGAGACAAACACGGTCAATCCTGGTTCAACATAACCAGATGAGCCTAATTTAGCTACTTGATAATCGCGATCGCTATTAAAGGAAACAATAGCTAAGTCAATATTCTTAGAAAAACTTTCCACATTATCTTTAGAAATATCGTATCTTTCTCCGTCTGGGGTGACGATTCCATAATCCGAGTTTCCCATCACGTGATTAGCAGTCAGTACATAGTATGTATTTCCATTGCGTGAGACGATCACACCCGAACCTATGGACTTATCTTTACCAACAATAATTACAGTGGTTTCACGAGCCAATTCATTAACTGCAGGACCTGTTTGAGACTGAGCTCCTCCGGGATGGATAATAACGATAGCAGGAACGATTAAAGTTATTAAGGGGTTGTTAAGTTTCATCATGGTAATCTGTGAGAAATGAATAATTAGATTAAATGGGGGATTAACTGCTTGAGTAGTTGTCCTGAGATTCCCCATGAGAGCGATCGCATTTTGGTTTGTTCGTTATTTGAGGCGATTGTACCATCCTCAAAGATATAGCGATAATCCCATATGGGATGCTTATGCAAACCATTGACTCCTACAAGTTGACCTTGACAGTTTAAGACTGGTCCACCACTCATACCCTTTTGCACATCATTGCTATAGCCAAGCTGATAACCTCCTGTTAACTGTTTGGGTATGATCATGACGATTTTGCCTTGAGTCAGAAGAAAACCCCTAGATTTTTGCCTATTTGCTTCTATGGGAAAACCCGCCACAAAAACCGTTTGATTTTCTTGTACTGGTGTTTGTTTCCAGAAATCACTCACTTGATAATCTAGTTCTGAATCAAATGTAAACCAGGCTAAATCTTTGTTCTCAAGTCTAGTTATTGCCGATAATTTGACTCGATGGAGTACACCATCAACAGTCTTGATATTTAACTCATCACTACTAGAATAAGCAATTACGTGATCGTTAGTAATAACTAAATAACTATTTTCCTTTTTCTGGAGCAAAATCCCCGACCCTGATATATCTTCGGCAAAAACCTTAACGGTGATTGCGTTTGCTTGAGCTTGAAGTTCACTGAGAGATAAACTTGTTGCAGCACAAGACAATTGAGGCTGAGCAAATCTTCCCAAATCTTCAAAGAGGTTGTCAAGATTTAGGAGCACTCCAACCACTCCAGACAAAAACAGTATGATCATTACCAGAAAATAGGCAAAACGACCCATTGTGACTTTCTCAATGTACTATTTGAAAATCCGGAAACTCTTCATCTGACTGATTCAAACAAAGCTCTCGCTCAATATGTCGCTCAAGATCAAATGTTACTGTCCCATCGCCATTTGCCACCACACCTGGAGTTCCAGGGCATTTTTTAGAGTTTTGATATACGACTCCTGCAGAACCCTCACTACTAGTAATTATAGCTTGTAATACTTGTTCAGGATTCTGTCCGGGGCTAAGAGTAAAGAGTAAATTACTGCTATCAGCAATACATGGTCCTACACAAATAACGGTCTGTTTGTTCAAAGGTCCACTCTGAAAGTTGTTTAAGGGTATTCCCTGAGATTTAAAATTGTTTAACCTTTGAGTGACCTCTTGACAACGACGCATGGGGGTCCAGGGGGGAGGGAAATCTTTTATTTGCCACTTAAAGACTGGAATTGGGGTATCATTAGCTTGAGCATAAGTTGTGGGAATTCCATCTTGGTCAACTGTGCAAATAAAACTCAGATTCTGAGCTGAACCGTTACTACTAGAACTTGTGATCAAACCTAAAACTGTCAAACTCAATACAGCGAGTTGATTGGCTCTTGAGGGTTTAGTCATCTTTATTCATGCTTACTCCGGACAGTGCTACTACATAATTGTAACTTAAAATTTACGTTTTAGTAAATAGCACAACGATCTAGATATCAATATCAAAGCCTTTTTTCTTTTTGCTTTTAGTTTTAGTAATGGGAGTATCCCCCGTCAAAATCCAGTCGAGATGTTCTGGAAGTAGTTTGGCTAGATCGTAGCGCCTTAAGATAGTTTCTCTAGCTTTTTTGCGGATAGAAGCCATAGAGTCGGGATGATCTAAAACTTCTTCCACGCGATCAGCGATCGCCTCAGGATTAAAGAAATCCACGAGTAAGCCGTTGTTCCCATCAGTAATCACTTCTGTCACCGGGGGAGTATTAGAAGCTACCACCATACATCCTGTCGCCATTGCTTCTAACATCGACCAAGATAACACAAAGGGACGAGTTAAATAAATGTGCACCGAGGAAGCTTGCAAGACTTGTAGATACTGTTCATAGGGTAATAAACCCGTAAAGTGCAGTCGAGACAAATCAAAAACAAATTTTTCTAACATTAACTGCTTATAGCTTTGACCCTCCGGTAGGGATTTCCCATAGGCAACGCGATCTTGTCCCACCACCACCACATGACAGTTAGGACGACGTTGTTGTAGGATAGCGACGGTTTCCATAAACTGGGGAAAACCGCGGTAGGGTTCCATCCCTCTAGCTACGTAGGTGATAATTTCCGAAGCGTGACTAAGATCTAGATTAAGAGAAGGAAGAACTAATTTAGTTCCCAGTTGGGGAGTAAAAAAATTAGTATCTACTCCATCATGGCGTACGGTTATTTTAGAGTGAAACTCTTGAGGGAATTGTTGACGTTGCCAGTTAGTGGGAGATAAACCGCGATCGCAAGCGTATAAATCCGTCAACATCGGCGTATTTTTCATACGAATGCGGGCGCAATCGTCCACACTCAGTGGTTCGTTGGGGTCAAAATCCGCGTCCGTACCGTGAGCGTGATAAAACCATTCGAAGTAGCAGAGTAATCGTGCTTGGGGTAGAGCATCCTTGATAAACAGAGTCGGTCCCCAACCCGAATGACCATAAACTATATCCGGGGCAAATTGCTGCTGTTTTAACTGTTCGGTGAGACGATAGATCGCTTGTCCCTGTAGTACGGCAGCTTCGAGAGTGCGCAGATAATGATGGGTTTCTGGTTTGACTTCCCGAGAGGGATTATAGATGACTTTAGTTACTCCTTCTAGATTTCCCTGTTCTCGGCGAGTAGCGAATACTACCTTATGTCCCCGTTGGGCTAGGGCGATCGCCACGTGGCGAAACTGAGCAGGAAAATTGGGATGTAGTAAGAGTATTTTCATGTTAATTCACAAATTGAGGCATTACTTCTGCCGCTGTAAATAAACCGTAGATACCGCGATCGTGTAGGGATTTAGCCGCTTTGAGATAGCCAAAAGCTGGACCACAGACGTTAGCCGCCATACTAGTTTCATCGCCCAAAGTAAAGGTATGAGTAGCGATTTTCCCCTCAAAGGTGCGTCCTGTGACTTTGACGTTGGTGCTAAGAGGTTTTTTGGCGTTGCGAGTATCGACTACTCCTCCCACCGTTACGCGATCGCGTGAGCAAATACCTGCCAATTCTAACATCAGATCGTCAGCGTGTTCCATATTCTCTAAAGTTAGAATGCCGTTAGTTTTAGCTAGTAAAGCTTCTACCTGTTGATCGCTCATCCCTTTGGCTGTCTCTACGTCGTAGCCAGGTAAATGGGCGATATCTTCTCTAATGGTGGCGCGATAAGCTTCCCAGTTAGCTATCCCCACACCAAAGGTAATGTTAACGCTGTGGATTTCGGCGTAGCTTTGGGCTGCGATTACCGCGGCTGCGGTTAATAAACCTGGAGTAGCGCCGCACCCAGTTAAATAGGTAATTCCTGCGGCTTGGAATTGTTCCTGTAACTCCAATAATTGAGCTAAAGCGCTCGTTCGCTTGATCGCGTCTACTAGTACACCGCGCCAACCTGAAGCGATAAACTGTTGTGCTACCTCGGCCATAAAGGTGTTGGGTAAATTGGGTAGAGCGAGAAAATAACCGTCTGCTGCGCCCACACTGATTAATTCTTTAATACTCTCGTTACTCAATACCCCATAGTTATCTAGATACCCCAGGGAACCCTTAAGGTTGTATACGGCGATCGCCTCATTCACATCTATTCCTTCCTGGTGGTAGACGTAACCCTTTTGATCCGCCGCTCCTACCCATTGCATCGACTGTTTGGGTTTTAATACTCTAGCTGCAGCTTGTCCTAAACCCCCAAACCCTAAAACGCCAACTTTAATCATTTCGTTTTAATTTCACCTTACTTCATTTATTTTAAGTCTACAGATTCTCTAATTAAACCTTTTTTCGCAACAAAAAGTTACAATATTTTCAAGTAATAGACCTAGATTCTGTGAAGTTTTGCTAAAATCCAATACTATAATGCTGCGAAAATTTGTCAATCGATGAACATGGAATCTCTCGAGTTTATTATTTACCCTGATGGTCGGGTGAAAGAAACGGTAACAGGCATCGTTGGTGCTTCTTGTCAAGAGGTGACCGCGGCGATTGAAACAGAACTCGGACAAGTTTTGTCTCAAGAAACAACCTCTGATTATTTTGCTGTTCCAGTTTACCAGTCAGAAATGGCAACCAATCAAACAACTTTTAGTTAATTTTTGTTTAGGAGTAATATGTCACACTTTAGCAACATTAAAACCAAAATTCGTAATCTCAACTCTTTAAAATCAGCTCTCACTGACTTGGGAATTGACTGGAAAGAAGGTCCTAGCTTAGTCAGAGGCTATCAGGGTCAAACTCGTAGCGCCGCAGTAATAATAGCACAAAATAATAACTATGACCTGGGTTTTGGCTGGAATGGACAAGAATACGAACTAATCACAGATTTGCAATATTGGCAGCAACCCTGGACTGTTGAAGGTTTCTTGCAACAGGTTACTCAGCGCTACGCTTATCATACCGTAGTTAATGAATCGAGTAAACAAGGGTTTCAACTGACAGAACAACAAAAGAATAAAGATGGTTCTATCCGTTTAGTAGTACAACGTTGGAGCGCCTAATGTTTGAAGGTTCGGGTATGAAGCCGGAGTTAGGAGAGATTGAAGATAGTAATTTCTCTATTTCTGGTTTAGAGCCAGAATTGGGGGGACAACTGAGGCAAAGGGCTCCTTATGTAGATGAAACTACCTGTATCGGTTGCAAACATTGCGCTCATACAGCGGTAAATACCTTTTATATCGAACCGGAACAAGGTCGCGCTCGCGTTTTTAATCACCATGGCGATGGACAAGAACTCATTCAAGAAGCGATAGATACCTGTCCAGTAAATTGTATTCACTGGCTAGACTACACCGAACTCAAACACTTAGAAACTCAAAGAAAACACCAAGTGATTAAAAATCTTGGTTTCCCTCAAACTTTTCGGTAGCAACTGATTGAGTACAATTCCAAGTTTTTCCTCAATGAGAAGAACGATCATTGAGGATTTTCTTTCAACAAAAAATATGACGGCTTTTTTACCAGCGATCGCTCCCGTTGCCCTGATTATTCTCATTGGCTTCATCGCCAGTCGTTTTCTCTCTCTGGAGACTCAGAGTTTATCAGAGATCACCGTTTATATTCTGGCGCCCGCTTTAGTCGCCCACAGTCTCTATCGCACTACCGTTTCTCTAGAAAGTGCCACGGGTTTAATCCTAGGCTTTTTACTGGTATCTCTGGTTATCTACGTCATAGTTCAGATCGTCGCGAGGATGTTGCGTTTACCTCAATCTCTGCGCACTAGTTTATTGGCTAGTACTCTTTTCCCCAATAATGGCAATTTAGGACTACCTCTGATTAGTCTGGCTTTTGGTTCAGTGGGTTTAGAGAGGGCGATTATCTATATGATTGCTTCTAGCGTCTTGACCTTTGGCTTGGGTCCTCCTTTACTTAAAGGCAAGGGTCTTAAATTTGGTCTCAATTTAACCCTCAAATTACCTCTATTTTGGGCAATGGTCCTAGGATTAACGGGACGCTTATTTCACGTCTCTTTACCTCTTAATCTGGCAGATGGGGTCAAACTCCTCGGCGAAGGGGCGATTCCTTTAGCTTTAGTGATCTTAGGGATACAACTTGCTGGTACTAAGTTCACAATTAAAGTCAAAGAACTGCTTGGTGTGGCACTGCGTTTACTCCTAGCTCCACTTGTAGCTCTAATTATTGGCACTTTACTACAATTAGATCTGATCGATTTACAGGTTCTGGTAATCCAAAGCGCTATGCCCACTGCAGTTAATACCGTCGTTTTGGTCACGGAGTTCGGTGGAGATATAGATTGGGCAACTCGTGCTATCGTTCTCTCTACTTTAATTAGTTTTATTACCCTCCCTCTATGGTTATGGATCGTCAATCTTGGCTAAAATTCAAGTGTTTTTGCTGAGGTAGATTGGTTATGTACATGTTAGTGTCTAGCTACATAGGCTATAATTAGAAATTAGTAAATTACACATCTCTCTACTTAAGGGGACAAGTGTGAGGTCTTATGTAAAAATAGCTAAAGCCTATCACCTTTCCCCTCATTTAGTAATGCGACAATGGTAAGTAATCCCGATTTCTATCATATTTTCATTATTCAAGATGAATTGTCTAAAAGAGTATTTTCTTTAGAGGATAAAATTTATTCCTTGGGTCGCGATCGCCAAAATCAGATTATAATTAACGACCCTCAGGTTTCCCGCTATCACGCTACTTTGCTCAAAGATACAGAAAATACTAAAAATCACTTTTTCTATAAGATAATTGACGGTAATTTATCAGGTAAAAAAAGTAGAAACGGCTTAAATATTAACGGTATAGTAGTTGAAGAACATATTCTCAGCCATGGGGATTTTATTTTTTTTGGTGGAAAAACTCAAGGCACCTATTATATCATCTCTAATCCTGCTATGTTATCATTTTTGCTAGATAAGCAAGAATTAGAAGCTCAAAATAGTTACTTAGAAGACATTCCTAAAAATACTTTACCTTCTCAAGAATATTTGAGCGATATCAACAGTTGTAATCAGGAAGAATTAATTAGATTAGCATCTTTTCCTGAACTCAATCCTACTCCTATTATCGAAATTAATTACCAGGGCGAAATTACTTACTCTAACCCTGCAGCTGCCTTTAAATTTAAAGATCTCTATAATCAACCCTTAAAGCATCCAATTTTCGCTGACTTAATCCAGGAAGATAACAATAAACATGGGAGTTTGTTGCGAAGAGAAATTAAAATTGCAAAGGAGTATTTCGACGAGTATATTCATTATCTTTCTGAGAAAAAACTAATTAGAATCTATCTGTTTGATTTAACTCAACGTCGTCAAACAGAAAAAGCTTTACAAGAAAGCGAAGCCCGATATCGAGCGGTCGTGAGACAAAGTTCTGATGGTATATTATTAGTAGATATAGCAACGGGTAAAATAATTGAAGCCAATAGGGCTTATCGTAAATTAATTGGTTACAAAATCAGAGAAACACAAACAATTACCATCAAAGATCTCATTCACTATCCAGAAAATTTTTCGGAACAACTCCAAGAAATCATTACTAAGAAAACGGATTTTCGAGGAGAATCTATCCATCGTCGTCAAGATGGTTGCTTGATAGAAGTAGAAATGAGCGTTAGTTTAATTTATTATCACAATCAACAGGTTTTTTGTTTTACAGTACGAGATATAACCGAGAGAAAGCGAGATAAAGAATTGCTAGAGTATCAAGCTTTTCACGACTCTTTAACCGCTTTACCCAACCGCACCCTGTTTCAGAAAAATCTGGACCATGCTTTAATTAACGCCAAAACCGATAATACTTCCATCGCCGTGATGTTTTTAGATATAGACCATTTTAAAAACATTAACGATACTTTAGGACATAGTATAGGCGATCAGTTACTCAAAAGTTTTGCCGAACGTTTAAAATCTTGTCTGCGCTCGTCCGATATCATCAGTCGCTGGGGAGGAGATGAGTTTACTATTCTTATCCCTCAGATTAGTCAACCAGAAGATATCAGTAACCTAGCCAGAAGAATTTTGAGAGCCTTAGAAGAACCCATAGTTATCTTAGAACATAGACTGCACGTAAAAAGTAGTATTGGCATCGCTCTTTATCCACAAGACGGTGAAGACGCCGAAATTCTCCTTAAAAACGCTGATACTGCTCTATATCGGGCTAAAAGAGAAGGCAGAAATCATTATCAATTTTATACTCAGAACATGAGTTGTCAAGTATCAGAATTACTAGCCCTAGAAGAGCTGCTCGCTCAAGCGCTGATTAATCAAGAATTGCGACCCTATTATCAACCCAGGGTTAACATCAAAACCGCCACCATTACGGCGATGGAGACACTAATTCAATGGCAACATCCCGAAAAAGGATTAATCTGTTTTGATGAGTTTCTCCCTCTAGTAGAAGCAACAGAGCAAATTATTCCCCTACGAGATTGGTTGATTGAAACAGTTTGTGAGCAAAGTCGGATTTGGCAAAGCGCAGGTTTACTAGAAATCCCCGTGGTGATTACCCTCTCTTCTCGACAATTACATCAGTCAACTTTAGTAGATAAGATCCAAGAAATATTAGAGCGTACTAAGTTGGCTCCTGATTTGTTAGAATTAGGGATTAATGAGAAAGATATCCTTGAGCGTACAGATGTTTCTGGTGAAACTCTTAGTCAGCTACTCAATATAGGGGTGCGCATTTCCGTGGATGGATTTTGCACGAGCTATCGCTCTATCAGATATTTAGAAAAGTCTTTGTTTCATACCCTGAAAATAGATCACTCCTTGATTAAAAAACTTCAAGATAATACTCAAGACTTGGGGATCGTCTCAGCCATAATTACTTTGGGAAATAGCTTTCAAATGAATGTAGTAGCAGAAGGAGTAGAAAAACCAGAACAATTAGAAATCTTACGTAAGCTTAACTGCGAAGAAATGCAGGGTTATTTATTTAGTCAGCCGCTGAGTATAATAGAAGCAACGGATTTATTAACAAAAGGTTCACTCTTGACGTAAAACTCCCTAAGTAATATACGAAAATGGATAATTTTTCGGAGTCACCCTCTCATATTTTAGTGATTGAAGAAACTACATCTAGAAAAACTCTGCTACTCAAAGAACCCGCTTATTCATTTGGGAGAGATCCGAGTAACTCGGTGGTGCTTTCTTCTAAAAAAGTATCTCGTTATCACGCGACTTTATTGCGGAGAACGGATCAGGATAATAGTTGTTACTCTTTTTGGATTATCGATGGCAATCTAGAAGGAGAAAGAAGTAAAAATGGTGTATTTGTTAATGAAAAGAGAAGTTTGGTACAAAGCTTAAAGCACGGAGATATTATTATTATTGGAGATATTAAGTTAACATACTATGTTATTCAAAATATGTCTGACTTCGTATTTCTTCAAGGTGGAGATTTTGATAATACCAGCAAGAAAGTTAATAGTCATCAGGAGACTTTAGTAGAGGCTAAACCAGAACTATTAGGGGTAGAAATTAATAAAGCTACAAGTCATAATTTAGTAAAACTGGCTTCTTTTCCTGAATTGAGTCCCAATCCAATCATTGAAATTGACTGGAATGGTAATATTACTTATTTTAACCCAGCCGCCCTAGCTACTTTTAAAAATCTGAGCCAAACTCACTTAAAACATCCTATTTTGTCTGGATTGGCTAATAATCCCCAACAACATCAGGGGAGTTTGTTCGTACGTGAAGTAAAAATAGATACAGATTTTTTTGAACAATACGTTCATTATCTGCCCAATGAAAAGTTAATTCGTAGCTATATTTTTAATTTTACTAAACGCAAGGAAATTGAATCATCTTTAAGAGAAAGCAAAGAAGTCTATCATCATTTAGTCAAGCAAAGTTCAGAAGCGATCTGCTTGATAGATCGCGAGACACAAAATATTATAGAAGCAAACAAGGCTTATTGTGACCTGTTGGGATATTCTACAGAAGAAAGCTTGAATCTAAAGCTGACGGATGTTTTAGCCGAAGAAAAAACCAAAGAGATTTTAACCGTTAGAAGTGAGCAAGAGCTGGAATTAGCCCATCAGCGCAAAGACGGACAGATTGTCTTGTTGACGGCTAATTTTAGTTCTGTAACTTATCGGAAAAAAGAAATTGTCTGTTGTTCGGTACGTCCTGTAACCACTTCTTCTAGTCCGGAATCTTTTCTGTCAAAGAGCGAACTGTACCACAAAACAACTAATTTAGCCAGTCAAGCTCTATTCAAGGAATTGTTATCTACTAATATCGCTAATTGTAAGCGGAATCAACAACTGACAGCATTGCTAGTGCTGGAATTAGCGCACTTTGACGAGATTAGGGTTTCTCTGGGTGAGTTGAAATTGCCACAGTTGCTACAAGATATTGCAAAAAGATTGCGCTCTTGCTTGAGGGCAGGAGATAGTGTTGCTCATCCTTATGATTCTCAATTCTACGTGCTTTTAGCCGAAATTAGTCAAATCAAAGACAGCGCCAAAATTTCCCAGCGTCTTCTCGATGCGTTAAGACCACCGTTTGAAATAGATAAACAACGTATTTATCTCAACGTTAGTATAGGAATCGTTGTTTACGACAATGAAGATCCTGAAACTTTTTTAAATCATGGTCAAATAGCATTGAATCGTTCCCGTCAAAAAGGAAGCAACAATTATCAATTCTATCAACCCCATCTGACTACGGAAATAAGTAGGTTATTGCGTCTAGAAAAGCTCTTGGAAGAAGCAATAGTCAAAGAAGAATTCTTGCTCTACTACCAACCCAGAGTGAACGTTAAAACCAAGAAAATTGTTGCAGTAGAAGCTTTATTACGTTGGCAACATCCAGATTTTGGTCTAATTACTCCTGATAGATTTTTACCCATAGCGGAGGAAATTGGCTTGATAGTTCCTATTGGCGAATGGGTAATCAAAAAAGCCTGTCAACAAAACCGAACTTGGCAAAAATTGGGTTTAGCTTCTTTTCCTATAGGAGTGAATCTTTCTCTTAAACAATTTCAGCAACCTGATTTAGTAGCGAGAATCACTAGTATTGTCCATAAGGTAGGACTCGATAGCAAATGGTTGGAATTAGAATTAACCGAAAAGACGCTTCTACAAAAAATCGACTATTCACACTCGATGGTATCAGAAATGAAGAATTTAGGATTATCTCTGGTACTCGACGATTTTCAACCCACTTCGTCCTCGGTAGCTTATCTCAAACAGTTCCCTATAGATAGTCTCAAAGTTCATCAATCTTTTATGGCACAATTAAAGGAGAAATCTTTGAATGTTGCGGCTATAGCTTCTACAATAGCGATGGGACGAGAATTAGATCTGGCGATCGTTGTCGAGGGGGTTGAAACTATAGAACAGTTAAAACTGTTGCAAAATCTTGGTTGCGAACAAATGCAAGGTCACTTATTTAGTCCTGCTTTAAACGCTGAAGACATTTATCAGTTTTTAGCTGAACCT contains these protein-coding regions:
- a CDS encoding EAL domain-containing protein; translated protein: MDNFSESPSHILVIEETTSRKTLLLKEPAYSFGRDPSNSVVLSSKKVSRYHATLLRRTDQDNSCYSFWIIDGNLEGERSKNGVFVNEKRSLVQSLKHGDIIIIGDIKLTYYVIQNMSDFVFLQGGDFDNTSKKVNSHQETLVEAKPELLGVEINKATSHNLVKLASFPELSPNPIIEIDWNGNITYFNPAALATFKNLSQTHLKHPILSGLANNPQQHQGSLFVREVKIDTDFFEQYVHYLPNEKLIRSYIFNFTKRKEIESSLRESKEVYHHLVKQSSEAICLIDRETQNIIEANKAYCDLLGYSTEESLNLKLTDVLAEEKTKEILTVRSEQELELAHQRKDGQIVLLTANFSSVTYRKKEIVCCSVRPVTTSSSPESFLSKSELYHKTTNLASQALFKELLSTNIANCKRNQQLTALLVLELAHFDEIRVSLGELKLPQLLQDIAKRLRSCLRAGDSVAHPYDSQFYVLLAEISQIKDSAKISQRLLDALRPPFEIDKQRIYLNVSIGIVVYDNEDPETFLNHGQIALNRSRQKGSNNYQFYQPHLTTEISRLLRLEKLLEEAIVKEEFLLYYQPRVNVKTKKIVAVEALLRWQHPDFGLITPDRFLPIAEEIGLIVPIGEWVIKKACQQNRTWQKLGLASFPIGVNLSLKQFQQPDLVARITSIVHKVGLDSKWLELELTEKTLLQKIDYSHSMVSEMKNLGLSLVLDDFQPTSSSVAYLKQFPIDSLKVHQSFMAQLKEKSLNVAAIASTIAMGRELDLAIVVEGVETIEQLKLLQNLGCEQMQGHLFSPALNAEDIYQFLAEPEQFFLD